TGGAAGAATTTTCCTTCAATTTGGCCTGTTAATGAGTTTTTGTGCACAGTGGTCTGATAACTAGATGACTACTGTTGGATTAGAAATACCTGGCCTTTTGGATTCAGCGTCCATCTACTGTGAGTCTGGCCTCAAGTCCTGGGATCATTTCCCCATGAAACtgagtaagaaaaaaaacaggacataAACCAGTTCATGGGAAGAGGACCACCAGAAACTAAACTGATGTCAAATGGGATTGCTCACATCTGTAGGAAATCAATTGAAAACAATATCAAGTGTTTTAACcagtttcagctcatttatGATGCATAACTACTGCCAATTACTATCCAGAGTACACAAGtacatttttcaatattaaaaatgttagTGCATTATGACAATGAACTTGTGGAGATGGGTTTGCCTTTTTTGTGTATCAGAATATATCATTGCATGGTAATGTAGTTAAAAGCATGAAATGATGATGAGTCTTTCAGGCTTGTGCGTTCAAATTCTGGTGGGAAGCTCAGACATTTGAGCTGCTGAACAGCATTGCATATGTTGGAAAAATCAAACCCAGGAGGCAAACAATAAGCAAATTTGAGTACTGAGAAAAGAATATTGTTAATTTAATCGTTTCTAGCAGGTTTTGATGTTGGTTGCTCAGCTGGATGTACTCCAGGCCAGAGTCAGTGTCGATACAGTGTAGCTCTGGATGtacaagtgtatgtgtgtgaaagaaagataTAATGTTTAGTGCCTGTGAGCAAACATGCAACAGATGTCTGATTTAAGAGGGCTTCCacatgtgtatatgtttgtgtgtgttctttgagTTGAAGCGGATGTCTGCAGCGTCATCACTGCAGCAGACATTACACAGCTGTCTCAGTGCCACTCTCGCTGCAGCCGTCTTTACAACACATCGCATGCGTTTgctgaaaaggagaaagagttaacttatttttttaaacaggacTCTGGAGAAAATGTGGTATGATGTATCTCCACCAAAAGACAGGTGCTTTCCTCTGAGACCCCGAGTCGGGCTCCCCCTCTTTTCAACAGCAATCCTGCAAACTGTTTCCAGCTCCTGATTTATGGCCTCAGGTTTCTCGTCCTGCAGCAGTACAGTTATAACCTGGACACCACATGTTGCATGTTACACACCAATCTTCTAAGCCGTTTTGGCTTTTAGTTGAATCACACATTGCCAAAACGTGGTGCAACAACTGTCTTATTTATTGGAATCATTTCCCTCATGTAAAAGAATCAAACGGCTGTTATGTTTACTTAGTAGCAGATTGAGCGCTTGTTCTAATCCCTTGGTTTTGGGTTCATCGTCACACCCAAACATATTGAGAAACAGGTTCAACTGTAGATATCAAAAGCACAAAGGGTTGATTTATTGGTGTATCCCCTGGTTGCCTCTCGCATGTGAATAGTATAATCTTCTTAGACTGATTTCCAAAGATTACTGCAGCCTCTATTTCAATTCAGCTCAACAGTGCGGTCAGAGGACATGACGTGGCAGCCTCCTGCATTCAACATCAATTGTTTACAACAAgtcttctttgtttgtgtgtaggaTCTTGGAGTCTTCAGTTTGAATGTGCTAGCAAAGTGTGCGTGCTTCGCAGCCTGTTGTGGCTTGGCCTGACCATCTATCATGTGCCAATGACACCACAGCATGGACACATCTACATCGGTGATGGGACCAAGAATTTTGACCTTCCCTTCATGCTATAAAGAGACATCTTACCCATTTCAAGCTTCAAATACCTCATGTTTCTCTGTTGTCCACATCAACCCTCTAAACATATTAAATACAACATACTGAAggactttttgtttgtctgatctTAAAACTAATAAATATAATCAAAGTTGTGCAGTTTGAATCTACAAGCTTTTTTCCATGTAGTTCTCATGCACAAAAGCTGTTCTTATACAGTAAACACATGTTGAGAGCCTTTTATTTGCACATCTTTGTTGTGTTGAGTATACACGGTCAACATACCACCTTTGAAAGTGTAACACTGACCCATTTGATGCTCACATTAAGCTGTCAGAGAGTTCACTTAAACGGCTTTCTGAAAGCCAACAGACAGAATACATGGTTCTGGGTGGGGCTGAGCATGATTCATTAAGAGCGTGACACAGCTTAATAAACAAAAGGGTGAATAAATACAGATGGATGAAGCTTTTAGGCTGTTTCTCAGTGCAGTATGTCAAAAGTCAATCTACTTGGAACTGCATCCTTTCAGAAAAGGGCCCACCCACTCTCGTCCAGTTGCTGTGCTGATTCGTCAGGCTTTCTGTCCTTCAGTGTTTTATGTAAAGGGGCTTGGCCCCGTAACGCACATTGTCCTTGAGTGCTGGGTGGCCAACAGACATGCGCTTCTTACACCACTTCAGTCCAGCTCTATAGATGGGTTTCACCGAGTCAATGGACCAGCGGGTCAGGTATCTGTACAATAAAGAGCATATGTGGAAGAGAAAATTATTGCTAGCTTCAGCTGCACTGGGACTAATGCTGACAAGTGATAGTTaatcctgaaaaacacacatatattattACCTGTTGAGTTGCGGCTTGGGCCTCTTTGGGACATGGCCCTCTGGAAGTTTGGGTTTGTGGTCAGGCAGCAGACCttgaacacagagaaacacagaagtCACGTTTATGTGCGTaatttaaccctttaacaccggGTGTGTTGTAGAAGACACATTTGCAaaagcgcactttggattaccatacttacgtcacggtttgcgctatcggaaaaattccaacggtttctaAAAGCTGAGACgtttaggtttaggttttaaagggttaaaacctcagcctcaaaatgtccacctggacttttttgcttattttgactgagagacgcgagtgaaattaccgtaatgacaccatattggctgtaaagcgcaacatctcagctttcagaaaccgttggaatttttccgatagcgtaattatggtaatccaaacactcagtgttaaagggttaaatgtGTCAGAGACTCTGTCAtcacaaacagccaatcatgAGTAAAGCAGGTCCAAAAAGGTGCAACAGAAAGAATTTGCTGGATTCTACAGATGCCACTACAGATACAGGTGGTTAACACTGACCTGCTCTCTGGGCCATCTGCACACAGATGGCAATCTTGCGATGTTCCTCTGGACAGAGACCTGTGATCCTCCTGGGCAACAACCCTCCATCTGACCTGATGAACTGACTGAGCAACAAGACATCCTGGAGGGGCGTTAAACACAAAACCAGACACTTTAAAACGACTGATCCACTTTCCATAATGTCTGAGATCCTTTGGTCTGTACATGCCTGTGGACATATTTACCGTGTAGTTGTATTTGTGCTGCAGGTTCCATCTGTAGATAGGACACTTAGCTGTGGGGTTTGGAGGCTGTGGTGCTGCTGGAACGTCCAGTATTTGTCCCTCAATCTGACAGAAAATCAACATGACTACAGttagtataataataaaaagctaTGGTAGGCTCCTTGTCAAGTTAACCAAATATTTACATGTGTAGTaagagaaagtgtttttcttatCTCTCCCACTATCCTATCTCACTGTTGGTAATAGAGGTGTGCCAATGCAGGTCAAAGGAGTTGCCCTTGTTGCATCTCCTCACATCTGACAGAGCCTCTCCTTTGGAAAACAAGGTGAAACTTGTGCTTCTATGCTTTGTGTTGCTCTCGTGGTTGCAATGATGTAATCTTAACCCTAACCTGAcacctttaaaatgtcaatgcTGTGTAAAATTACTCAATAAATatcttttgatgtttttgttttcatgatgcataatgaaatatatatatatatatatactacagAAGATAGACTGCACGCACAATATCATTATCAGTTCCACATGACAGCCTGGTTTTACTTACCACTGTTGTTTTACCCTCATGATTCTCCaccactgtaaaaaaaaaaacaaattatgatATTAGGCCTTAATCGTTAATAAAAATAgtaatatttttctttactgtCTTCCTAATATTTGAAAGGCTCCAAGTGATACAATTATTGGTGGCAATTAGTTTAACAGCCAGTAAAATCATTTAGCTTGAGTCTCCAActagttaaactagttaaatCACAATTGACAACAAATGGTGTTTACATACAGTGATCTTGACTAAAACTGTGTTTAGGCAAGGTCACAATTAGCACTTTCTTATATCTTTATTGAGTAATtaaatgtctatatatatatatatctatatatatatatatttgtttactaTGAAATGGAATCAAAACCATATTCTGTGCAAAGCTGTAAAAATATTTAGATACATAAACCACCAGGTTCAGCACGTGCAAagtcaggaggaggaagaataaAACGAAAAATTAAACCAACTCTGGTTAACACACTCTTTTAATGTGTGCATGCGACTCTCGTTGCCCTTGTTCATAGTAACAacttttgttttcacaacacacaaaatgagaaGATATCTAGGAGTGCCTCAGAGGACGCAAGGCTTATAGATActcttcatatttattgttgCGATGAGGCGAGGTGCATGTTGTACGCAGGTctttaaaagatgaaataacCGCGCTGGGATGCCTGTAATCACTGTCAGTGTCTTCACGTTGACATGCTACAGTAGCTAGCCTTAGCTCTTCTAACACTGATGGGCTAAACGTTAACGTTTGCGGAGTCTCACCTTGGCGGATGCCTCGGCTCTGAACAGTTATAGCCGGTAGCTGGGGAACATTTATCCTCTGTTGAACCTTCACGTTGGCACTCGTAGCACCTAATTTTGAGCCCGCAAATGAGGTCCACACAGTCCTAAACATACTGCGGGCTGCCATGTTTAATTCCTGACCTTCGCCTCCGTCTCTTCCTGGCTAGTACTCTCGCGAGAACGACAGCAGCGACACCCTTGGTGTAGACCGTTTATTACATCGATGGTGGCCAATAAAGGACGAACTCCAACTGAAAGTAGGTTAGTCAAGTAAAAACAATCTACTTGAATTGCCTCCATGTCCATGTATGACATGTGTTTGAGTTCAATGAACTGCCTTGATAAAATGGTTTCATGGCCAAGAGGAAATTCCTTTTTCCAGAGTCAAGTCCAGATAAATATAATTATAGCTAGGCTTTATGATCCTTTATCAAAGGCTTTGCCTCAAAGGACAACACATTATGAGCCAAGATATAAATCTAATTAATCTACAGTTACCCACAAAACAAATTGCAGCACAATatcaaacaaaattaaacacaAGGGGGAAAGCAATGAAGATATGGCATGCTGAAAAGTATCTAAACTATATAAGACAAGGGAGAACGCCCAGAGAACAGAGCTAGAGAGATGTTTTAAGCCCTGAGAGAGATCAGTGTAAAGAATGTATTAATCTGCAAGGAAGAACTTAATGTGCCAGTGCAGGGGAAAATAAATCCTGCAGTCCATATGATAAACTGCAGCATGTGCCTTTGGATCCTAGAGATACTTTCATCcttgtgttgcttttgtttagGTGCTCAGAGTTCATACCTCTACTCATACCGCGCTCATGAGATGAAAGTATGAGAGGCACCTAGACGAGCAGTGTAGGAACACGCCAAACTTTTGTTACAGTTAGATTCTTCATGCCCAGATAAAGAGACTAAGAGCAGATCAAGACGTTGATGTTAGATAGTGTTATCATGAGAACACTATGCCATTGTCcagttgtcatgtttttgtttgctgttttgcgGGATTTATCTCATGGCTTCATCTGTTTGCCTAAAGAAAGCATTAAGAAAGCCAAAGCAGGTTGCAACAACAGATCTACTTAGAGAAGTACCTTCTTAGGtacagtaaaatacattcaTGGAAATCTATTCTTGTGCGTATTGGAGCTGTATGACAAACTGAAGCATAGCCATCATGAAACAtatcctccttttcctcttgtttgttttggtacgttaatattaaaataatatataatatctttGTGCAAacaagtttcctttttttctcaggGTAGGTCTCAATTTTccaaacaaaattacaaaagtattaatatgaaacatttagttGGCCATGAGCTTCAATGTGCACGCAACATTCCCTCTATTAATATAGCATTCATGCTAATTTATTGGTGTCTTCTCTGAGAgaggtcaaaataaaacaacaaatgacaaattgatGTTAGAAAGTAGACCTGCTTATGAGGTCCTTTTGGAAGTAAAGATatagtttttgaccactagtagtgctatgGAGCAAGTGAGTGAGTGTAGCCCTGTTTCGTTTGTATCATGCATGCGCGTAAGGATGCACATGAATGACTGAAAGTACGCAGGCAACGCGATACACATTCCTACCAACGCTTTCACATTATTCCACTGATTGACAGCTGGGGGCTGTAACATGCAAAGAAACGtagcaatgcaccaacaaaggcaaCAAAGAAGAAGACTTCAAGCTTATGAACTTTTTCATAAAAGTAAGGTGTTTTGGTTAGAAACAATTCATATAAACAGaaacctttgtttgtttacaagaaaactgaGGACTGAAGTTTGCAGAATCTACTATTtttggaaatgaataaaaagagatATTGCACTTTGTAGACATCTTAGATGATAATTTTAAGAAAGATATTAGGCAAATTAGTTGGGATGAAGGAAATTATGATTTCGCACATCCACACAAAGTGAAGATTCCAGCAACAATTGCTGTAATGTAGagaacaactttattttgaCCCACAATAGACTATTAAGGTGCTCTTGGCACAATTTTCGTGTTAGTAGCTGCAGTTGTGCCAGAGCGAAACATTGACTCTTGTGTGTCTCCTCAACATTTGGTTCAGCATACTTAATTGTAAATGCAGCACGGTAAATACAAGTAGGACGCGTCAGGGGCATGTTTGCCATCATGGTTGTTTGCTTTCATGGCcaaaaaatgttgaacaatgTTTCTCAAATGCCTTCTAAACTGTGGAGCCTAAAAGAGCTGCACACTGAGATGCAAATGGCCTTCTGTGTTCGTCTCGTCTACGGAGCAGAGAGTAGATAGATAGAGATTACCGTCACCCTGCCGCCACAAAGGAAGCATTGTCTCAGTGATCAGGTCCCTTCGTCAAGGACACTTAAGCAGTCACATTCCTTGAGAGAAGCCCAAAAAATGGCATTTAAAGTGTCTGGCCACCTCCTCACAGGCTttgatattcaaatgaaacatggCCCTGTACAAACAGGCGCCTCAGctgaggaagaggggggagagtAAATCAGATAGGATTTCCCTCAGATGAAAAGAACTCGTCTGACATTTTCACAGCGAGCGCTGAGGGACACTGAAGCAATGTTGGTTCGATGTCATGGTGGGAAGTTATTGCTGTGTGGAAAAGGTTAGCGTTTTCACCCCCGCTTCCCTGGACAAACTGCTAAAACGCAGCATGGTGCGAGCTGAAGAGCTGAGACTGGAGCGAAGATGAGTGGGCACGGTCacatcacacaaaaacaaatccaaccCACCCCGCCGCATTCCCCTTTTATTGTCACACTGGTCCGTTTGTTTTGCCTTTAATGTTTTGGTGAAGACTGAAGGGCCCCTGGTGATAGTTTCTGCTGAAGAGCCTAAACACAAAGAGACCTGCAAGAGGGTCGTAACAGCAACACCGTGGGATGAAGTGAGAAGTTGAATTTGGGGTGGTACCTTTAATCAAAATCCCTGAATTACACAATCAGACTGTAGTGGCGTAGCTTTCTAatgctcctctctgctgagtGCTTCCTTAGATGAAGATTTCTCTCAGCGAGAGCCAAAAGTTTTCGACAGAATTTCTCATTCCCATGCGGATGGAATGTGTGGATTTGCTGCCATCCAAATTGATGGGCACGGTCTGGTATGCAATTAAGGCATAGCTGTCACTAAGAGGCTTTCCTGGGTGATTAACTTGTAAGGGCTGTTGCATCCAAGGAAGTCAACTGAACACAATTAGCCTATTTCAAGGGAATGAGTTTGGTTAAAGGCCCCCACTGCTTGTAAAATGAGGTGAGAAGGAAGGAGCTTGCCAAAGCAGacaactggaaacagagggTTTCATCGACAAGGGAGTGGAGCTCAAGCTCAGGAGTGACATACAATGCGTGTTTGTTGCTCTGATGTTGGGTAAAGCTGTCTCGCAAGTGACATAAATCTTCATCCATCCAAGTATCAAcgaccccccccaccacctcttCTGTTTCTCAGCCCTCTCACTCACTACCCTTCCCGCACTTATTTGGGTGTACGTGCTAAATGGCACTGGCTTCTTCAACCAATTCACTGCTCTTTGAAGAGGCTCTTATCCCTGCTTGGCCCTCTGAGAGAGCCAGCttctatcctctctctctctcacacacacacacacacacacacacacacacacacacacatacacacacacatactcagcATGCCcggaaacacacaaacacatgctccCCTGCATCTGTCTTTCGCATATACACTCTTTATGTATGACGAGCAGCCCTTAGGGGTCAGTACAATTTTCATGCAGGTTGCATTGCCCGTGATACAATAGCTCCTTGGCTGCTGAGTGGTCctcttcaaatgtttgaaaacattttgaactcTCTCTTTGCATTTTCCTTCTCACTGGGatatagtttttgttttagtttggaACTGGTGCTGCGCCTCCTGAGGTCCAGTCTCCTTCGGttgagttgtgtttgtctgaccTTTTAAAGGGTCACCCCCAGTGGCTAGGAGCAAGGAAGTCAATTAAAGCAGGGTGGGGTGAGGGGACAACTAACAACCAAAAACTCTGACCAGGAGTCCATCTGTTTTAGATGAAAGAATCATGTTTCACCTGtaggaacaacaacaaaaaatgtaagCAGTGATTCATGTAAAGGATGTTTTAATTTGATACATGTCTATCTCCTGCTGTGCTGATTTGTGCAGCGCTGCCCAGATCAGTTTTCCACAATGGCTGCCTCTGCTCTTAACTTCCTCCCAGTGCACGTTGCCATGACGCCTGCAGCGGCATTCTCACATAGACCAGATGGTTTCCATCCAACTGCAGTCCCTTTTGCAAAAAGGCTGTCTACAGGTGGTCATGTGACCTATGGGGTGACCATTTACATAAATGGAGCTgccactttttttcccttcgTTTTCTGGAATTACTAACTTTTCAAACCCTGTTTGATATCCGGCTTACAATATATATGCGTGAATTTATATTCAGACCtgcattaatttattttttagcCACTTGGGAGAAGCGCAACAAGCTGGAAACATAACAGTGACGAAATATCGCTTTATAAAGACGATATGGTAAgatgttagcaaacagtggcatatcatgtcatgtttgtgtccacctgacgaatgtaagtccaacattcactcttcttttagctctgttttggtctccagcaacttctgagggaaatatctagGTCTTTAGCTTtgaaatgctccactatgttcaccagctagatGCTAACTTTGTCTATATATTGTAGGTTtattagagcttttttgctgaacaAAGCCGCCAGCTGTGACTGAAAACGATATTGATCAGTGCtgtgagctgaaagatgctaaaaagctccatagagctgagtgGAACGGCAGATTCGGGTAATAATTATCTGTGCGTTCATTactatgagcgacccctttcccattacacagtcatttgatccattgtcaatataaaaatatcgaTGAGAGAAGCTTTAAGTTCTATTTTCCATCATTTCTGCGGGAAAGGCCTGCTAGACACGACAGTTTGACCCAAACCTATAGTTTTGGCTCTACAGCTTTTTCTGCTAGTAAACCATGCTTTAtttgtgagatgtgttgccatGGTGGCCTTGAGTAAACTGTTTACAGCGAAAGAAAACCCAAGATTATTGGCTGATGTTGAGCCTAGCTACTTCTAACCAGGTGTCACTTCATACTTTGGTTATTTTTGTCTACTGGTCTCCATGGAGAATGAGTTTTGTTGACATGTCCATCTCACGTCACTCTGGTCTGGGAAGTCTCATGCTTATCTCAGCGTGGCTTCAATATGagcctttctttccctctttgtaCGGGCGAGAAACTCACGTCAAACTCCATTGTGAAATCTGCCAGTTTACTTTAAAGTTGCCTTGCTTATCTACATTACACAACTTAACATACTTATTTCAGCAAAACGTGAACTGGTTCACCTGCTTACAGTCTTTATAAACCACAATACACAATGGAGTTTGTAGCATGTTTTAAAGttgatattttattgaaataatgGTGCTTCCAGGACATTTTTATAGTGAAGTCACCAGTGGATATTAACACTTGGGTTGTCAAAAGGTCACAAGTTGTGTGAGGCAACCCTTCCACAACTTCAACATGGTGTTTTCTCtcacagaagagagaaagtgagaacaGCAGATATCTGGCTGCTCTATACCCCTCCATTATGTGAACCACACCTGGCTTGTAAAGAAACCCGGTGTTACACAAGGTCACTTTAGCATTTTCTTCACCCTCATTAgtctgtctccttttctctgaATCCTACGGTGACCGAAACTGAGTGAATGTATTGAATGGTATAGAATGCGCAGAAAGCAGGCTAAATTGCAGACAGGTGGAGCCCAGCAGGGGGCAGTGGTGATTGTAAGGTGCAGCTTCGCTCGACTGACAGCGACTGCCTCCCACCTGCTgaccctgcagcagcagccagccagtcagtcagtgagacCTTGAggattaaataataaaacacattcaactAGATGTTATCAAGGACACTTGACACAGTTTTCACAACTTATAGGTCTAATAGGGCAGATGATCATGTCCCCCAAGTATAAAAGGAACATTATTAGTGAATTAAATGTCTCCAATCTACAACCGGAATAGACAGTTAAAGACCTTTCCTCCAGAGCAATGTGTTTTCAGACCTAAGAAACCCCCTCTTCCACCATGACATGTTATGTGGGCTCGCTGATGGGGTACATGATCTTTGTCCCTTGTTCTATTCCTTTCCCAGGTGGGGGTTATTCATGGAAACAACTTGAGGCTGTCGTTTCTTCTTA
The DNA window shown above is from Enoplosus armatus isolate fEnoArm2 chromosome 19, fEnoArm2.hap1, whole genome shotgun sequence and carries:
- the mrps18a gene encoding large ribosomal subunit protein mL66; its protein translation is MAARSMFRTVWTSFAGSKLGATSANVKVQQRINVPQLPAITVQSRGIRQVVENHEGKTTVIEGQILDVPAAPQPPNPTAKCPIYRWNLQHKYNYTDVLLLSQFIRSDGGLLPRRITGLCPEEHRKIAICVQMAQRAGLLPDHKPKLPEGHVPKRPKPQLNRYLTRWSIDSVKPIYRAGLKWCKKRMSVGHPALKDNVRYGAKPLYIKH